Proteins co-encoded in one Mastacembelus armatus chromosome 24, fMasArm1.2, whole genome shotgun sequence genomic window:
- the pak5 gene encoding serine/threonine-protein kinase PAK 5 isoform X6, whose product MAGGQRAANIGVNRRTEVLQEPGKLRELGPDLRPVLGAAKTEKVTVFKLQAHMVHEELQTIVRGNRPPKDASINGLLEEFDNISVTRSNSLRKESPPGPHQAGSSSKPLGSGHPNAPEENGFNHYYSRYSCDLDTSSRDFSQDPGKPGFSIDGDWAVGRHYRFTKQNGHSQFIRSPFYPDAMPPKSDYGKLPPDYHTYLESKGRSADEVASTVGSAVGSSGYYRASVGGSSSQDYRDTSVGTPSRASLHSEQINYPDSEWSYGGLRDEYEKRPKSSYVTQTSPTPAIRQRSRSGSGLQEPNVPYAASGLFKNPPQAHAYSSYTYPRLSESFTNSQTIVKPSHAAEVNPSFSLQLLGATGDVTGDYERPSRDGSPQVTGGDTYPRGPLKLPQSHTKPPGYPPVHLPYPPVFHHYKPSPYHHPPSQPSPPYTPQGAYSQPSSPYIPPGAYPPPSWGSSSDTQPSRVSHEQFRAALQLVVNPGDPREYLDSFIKIGEGSTGIVCIASEKHSGKQVAVKKMDLRKQQRRELLFNEVVIMRDYHHENVVNMYNSYLVGDELWVVMEFLEGGALTDIVTHTRMNEEQIATVCLSVLRALSYLHTQGVIHRDIKSDSILLTSDGRIKLSDFGFCAQVSKEVPKRKSLVGTPYWMAPEVISRLPYGTEVDIWSLGIMVIEMVDGEPPYFNEPPLQAMRRIRDNLPPRLKESHKVSSVLRSFLDLMLVREPSQRATAQELLQHPFLKLSGPPSCIVPLMRHYRHR is encoded by the exons ATGGCGGGGGGCCAAAGGGCAGCAAACATTGGGGTTAATAGGAGGACTGAGGTGCTGCAAGAGCCTGGGAAGCTGAGGGAGCTGGGGCCGGACCTAAGGCCGGTGCTGGGAGCAGCAAAGACTGAGAAGGTGACAGTGTTTAAACTTCAGGCACACATGGTTCATGAAGAGTTACAG ACCATTGTTCGAGGGAACCGGCCACCCAAAGATGCGTCCATCAATGGCCTGCTGGAGGAGTTTGACAATATCTCAGTTACGCGCTCCAACTCCCTGCGTAAAGAGAGCCCACCAGGCCCACACCAGGCTGGAAGCAGTTCCAAACCCTTGGGTAGTGGTCATCCCAATGCCCCGGAGGAGAATGGATTCAACCACTACTATTCCCGTTACTCCTGTGATCTTGACACTTCCAGCAGGGACTTCTCTCAGGATCCTGGCAAGCCAGGTTTCTCCATAGATGGGGACTGGGCTGTTGGAAGACACTATCGATTCACCAAACAAAATGGCCACTCACAGTTTATACGCAGCCCCTTCTACCCGGATGCCATGCCCCCAAAATCAGACTATGGCAAGTTGCCCCCAGACTACCACACCTACCTGGAGAGCAAAGGCCGCTCAGCTGATGAGGTGGCCTCCACAGTGGGGAGTGCGGTGGGCTCCAGTGGCTATTATCGGGCATCTGTGGGTGGGTCGTCCAGCCAGGACTACAGGGACACTTCAGTAGGCACGCCATCTCGTGCCTCGCTGCACAGTGAGCAGATCAACTACCCAGACAGTGAGTGGAGCTATGGCGGCTTGCGGGACGAGTATGAAAAGCGACCCAAGAGTTCCTACGTGACACAGACCAGCCCCACACCAGCGATCAGACAGCGATCTCGGTCAGGCTCTGGGCTGCAGGAGCCAAATGTCCCCTATGCGGCAAGTGGGCTTTTCAAGAACCCTCCACAGGCCCACGCATACAGCTCCTACACCTACCCTCGACTGTCAGAGAGTTTCACTAACTCACAGACCATAGTTAAG cCCAGTCACGCTGCTGAAGTAAATCCTTCTTTTTCCCTGCAATTGTTGGGAGCCACCGGGGATGTAACG GGCGACTACGAGCGTCCGTCACGAGACGGCAGTCCCCAGGTTACAGGTGGCGACACCTACCCTCGAGGGCCTCTCAAGCTACCTCAGAGCCACACCAAGCCGCCTGGCTACCCCCCAGTGCACCTGCCCTACCCCCCTGTCTTTCACCATTATAAACCCTCGCCTTACCATCACCCCCCTTCCCAGCCCAGTCCACCATACACCCCTCAG GGGGCCTATTCACAGCCATCATCACCCTACATCCCCCCTGGGGCCTACCCACCCCCTTCCTGGGGGTCCAGCTCTGACACTCAACCCTCTAGAGTCTCTCATGAACAGTTTAGAGCCGCGCTTCAGCTGGTGGTCAACCCAG GTGACCCCCGGGAATACCTGGACAGCTTTATCAAGATTGGTGAGGGCTCCACGGGTATTGTGTGCATCGCTAGTGAGAAACACAGTGGTAAGCAGGTGGCCGTGAAGAAGATGGACCTTagaaaacagcagagaagaGAGCTGCTTTTTAATGAG gTGGTGATCATGAGGGACTATCATCACGAGAATGTTGTAAACATGTACAACAGCTACCTAGTGGGAGACGAGTTGTGGGTTGTGATGGAGTTTCTCGAGGGTGGGGCACTCACTGACATTGTGACACACACCAG GATGAACGAGGAGCAGATTGCTACAGTGTGTTTGTCGGTGCTCAGGGCCCTGTCCTACCTGCACACACAGGGTGTCATCCACCGCGACATTAAGAGCGACTCCATTCTCCTGACCAGCGATGGCAGA atcaAGCTATCAGACTTTGGCTTTTGTGCCCAAGTTTCCAAAGAGGTGCCCAAGAGAAAGTCCCTTGTGGGTACGCCGTACTGGATGGCACCAGAGGTCATCTCTAGACTACCTTATGGGACTGAG gttgATATTTGGTCTTTAGGCATCATGGTGATTGAGATGGTTGATGGTGAGCCCCCTTACTTCAACGAGCCCCCGCTGCAGGCCATGAGGAGGATAAGAGACAACCTGCCCCCACGGCTAAAAGAGTCACACAAG GTGTCCTCAGTGCTGCGGTCCTTCTTGGACCTGATGCTGGTTAGGGAGCCCTCTCAGAGAGCCACAGCCCAGGAGCTCCTCCAGCACCCCTTCCTCA
- the pak5 gene encoding serine/threonine-protein kinase PAK 5 isoform X5, which yields MAYSEHFDWLKELSLFPGLPGFSSMFGKKKKRLEISAPSNFEHRVHTGFDPREQKFTGLPQQWQSLLADTANRPKPMVDPSYITPIQLAPMKTIVRGNRPPKDASINGLLEEFDNISVTRSNSLRKESPPGPHQAGSSSKPLGSGHPNAPEENGFNHYYSRYSCDLDTSSRDFSQDPGKPGFSIDGDWAVGRHYRFTKQNGHSQFIRSPFYPDAMPPKSDYGKLPPDYHTYLESKGRSADEVASTVGSAVGSSGYYRASVGGSSSQDYRDTSVGTPSRASLHSEQINYPDSEWSYGGLRDEYEKRPKSSYVTQTSPTPAIRQRSRSGSGLQEPNVPYAASGLFKNPPQAHAYSSYTYPRLSESFTNSQTIVKGDYERPSRDGSPQVTGGDTYPRGPLKLPQSHTKPPGYPPVHLPYPPVFHHYKPSPYHHPPSQPSPPYTPQGAYSQPSSPYIPPGAYPPPSWGSSSDTQPSRVSHEQFRAALQLVVNPGDPREYLDSFIKIGEGSTGIVCIASEKHSGKQVAVKKMDLRKQQRRELLFNEVVIMRDYHHENVVNMYNSYLVGDELWVVMEFLEGGALTDIVTHTRMNEEQIATVCLSVLRALSYLHTQGVIHRDIKSDSILLTSDGRIKLSDFGFCAQVSKEVPKRKSLVGTPYWMAPEVISRLPYGTEVDIWSLGIMVIEMVDGEPPYFNEPPLQAMRRIRDNLPPRLKESHKVSSVLRSFLDLMLVREPSQRATAQELLQHPFLKLSGPPSCIVPLMRHYRHR from the exons ATGGCTTATTCAGAGCATTTTGATTGGTTGAAAGAACTCAGTTTGTTCCCAG gtttgcCAGGGTTTTCCAGCATGTTTGGGAAGAAGAAAAAGCGGCTGGAGATCTCTGCTCCGTCTAACTTTGAGCACCGGGTCCACACAGGCTTTGACCCGCGGGAACAGAAGTTCACCGGACTGCCGCAGCAATGGCAGAGCCTCCTGGCAGACACTGCCAACCGCCCCAAACCTATGGTGGACCCCTCCTACATCACTCCCATTCAGCTGGCACCAATGAAG ACCATTGTTCGAGGGAACCGGCCACCCAAAGATGCGTCCATCAATGGCCTGCTGGAGGAGTTTGACAATATCTCAGTTACGCGCTCCAACTCCCTGCGTAAAGAGAGCCCACCAGGCCCACACCAGGCTGGAAGCAGTTCCAAACCCTTGGGTAGTGGTCATCCCAATGCCCCGGAGGAGAATGGATTCAACCACTACTATTCCCGTTACTCCTGTGATCTTGACACTTCCAGCAGGGACTTCTCTCAGGATCCTGGCAAGCCAGGTTTCTCCATAGATGGGGACTGGGCTGTTGGAAGACACTATCGATTCACCAAACAAAATGGCCACTCACAGTTTATACGCAGCCCCTTCTACCCGGATGCCATGCCCCCAAAATCAGACTATGGCAAGTTGCCCCCAGACTACCACACCTACCTGGAGAGCAAAGGCCGCTCAGCTGATGAGGTGGCCTCCACAGTGGGGAGTGCGGTGGGCTCCAGTGGCTATTATCGGGCATCTGTGGGTGGGTCGTCCAGCCAGGACTACAGGGACACTTCAGTAGGCACGCCATCTCGTGCCTCGCTGCACAGTGAGCAGATCAACTACCCAGACAGTGAGTGGAGCTATGGCGGCTTGCGGGACGAGTATGAAAAGCGACCCAAGAGTTCCTACGTGACACAGACCAGCCCCACACCAGCGATCAGACAGCGATCTCGGTCAGGCTCTGGGCTGCAGGAGCCAAATGTCCCCTATGCGGCAAGTGGGCTTTTCAAGAACCCTCCACAGGCCCACGCATACAGCTCCTACACCTACCCTCGACTGTCAGAGAGTTTCACTAACTCACAGACCATAGTTAAG GGCGACTACGAGCGTCCGTCACGAGACGGCAGTCCCCAGGTTACAGGTGGCGACACCTACCCTCGAGGGCCTCTCAAGCTACCTCAGAGCCACACCAAGCCGCCTGGCTACCCCCCAGTGCACCTGCCCTACCCCCCTGTCTTTCACCATTATAAACCCTCGCCTTACCATCACCCCCCTTCCCAGCCCAGTCCACCATACACCCCTCAG GGGGCCTATTCACAGCCATCATCACCCTACATCCCCCCTGGGGCCTACCCACCCCCTTCCTGGGGGTCCAGCTCTGACACTCAACCCTCTAGAGTCTCTCATGAACAGTTTAGAGCCGCGCTTCAGCTGGTGGTCAACCCAG GTGACCCCCGGGAATACCTGGACAGCTTTATCAAGATTGGTGAGGGCTCCACGGGTATTGTGTGCATCGCTAGTGAGAAACACAGTGGTAAGCAGGTGGCCGTGAAGAAGATGGACCTTagaaaacagcagagaagaGAGCTGCTTTTTAATGAG gTGGTGATCATGAGGGACTATCATCACGAGAATGTTGTAAACATGTACAACAGCTACCTAGTGGGAGACGAGTTGTGGGTTGTGATGGAGTTTCTCGAGGGTGGGGCACTCACTGACATTGTGACACACACCAG GATGAACGAGGAGCAGATTGCTACAGTGTGTTTGTCGGTGCTCAGGGCCCTGTCCTACCTGCACACACAGGGTGTCATCCACCGCGACATTAAGAGCGACTCCATTCTCCTGACCAGCGATGGCAGA atcaAGCTATCAGACTTTGGCTTTTGTGCCCAAGTTTCCAAAGAGGTGCCCAAGAGAAAGTCCCTTGTGGGTACGCCGTACTGGATGGCACCAGAGGTCATCTCTAGACTACCTTATGGGACTGAG gttgATATTTGGTCTTTAGGCATCATGGTGATTGAGATGGTTGATGGTGAGCCCCCTTACTTCAACGAGCCCCCGCTGCAGGCCATGAGGAGGATAAGAGACAACCTGCCCCCACGGCTAAAAGAGTCACACAAG GTGTCCTCAGTGCTGCGGTCCTTCTTGGACCTGATGCTGGTTAGGGAGCCCTCTCAGAGAGCCACAGCCCAGGAGCTCCTCCAGCACCCCTTCCTCA
- the pak5 gene encoding serine/threonine-protein kinase PAK 5 isoform X3, translating into MAYSEHFDWLKELSLFPGLPGFSSMFGKKKKRLEISAPSNFEHRVHTGFDPREQKFTGLPQQWQSLLADTANRPKPMVDPSYITPIQLAPMKISPKKVRSSETPLPKTIVRGNRPPKDASINGLLEEFDNISVTRSNSLRKESPPGPHQAGSSSKPLGSGHPNAPEENGFNHYYSRYSCDLDTSSRDFSQDPGKPGFSIDGDWAVGRHYRFTKQNGHSQFIRSPFYPDAMPPKSDYGKLPPDYHTYLESKGRSADEVASTVGSAVGSSGYYRASVGGSSSQDYRDTSVGTPSRASLHSEQINYPDSEWSYGGLRDEYEKRPKSSYVTQTSPTPAIRQRSRSGSGLQEPNVPYAASGLFKNPPQAHAYSSYTYPRLSESFTNSQTIVKGDYERPSRDGSPQVTGGDTYPRGPLKLPQSHTKPPGYPPVHLPYPPVFHHYKPSPYHHPPSQPSPPYTPQGAYSQPSSPYIPPGAYPPPSWGSSSDTQPSRVSHEQFRAALQLVVNPGDPREYLDSFIKIGEGSTGIVCIASEKHSGKQVAVKKMDLRKQQRRELLFNEVVIMRDYHHENVVNMYNSYLVGDELWVVMEFLEGGALTDIVTHTRMNEEQIATVCLSVLRALSYLHTQGVIHRDIKSDSILLTSDGRIKLSDFGFCAQVSKEVPKRKSLVGTPYWMAPEVISRLPYGTEVDIWSLGIMVIEMVDGEPPYFNEPPLQAMRRIRDNLPPRLKESHKVSSVLRSFLDLMLVREPSQRATAQELLQHPFLKLSGPPSCIVPLMRHYRHR; encoded by the exons ATGGCTTATTCAGAGCATTTTGATTGGTTGAAAGAACTCAGTTTGTTCCCAG gtttgcCAGGGTTTTCCAGCATGTTTGGGAAGAAGAAAAAGCGGCTGGAGATCTCTGCTCCGTCTAACTTTGAGCACCGGGTCCACACAGGCTTTGACCCGCGGGAACAGAAGTTCACCGGACTGCCGCAGCAATGGCAGAGCCTCCTGGCAGACACTGCCAACCGCCCCAAACCTATGGTGGACCCCTCCTACATCACTCCCATTCAGCTGGCACCAATGAAG ATATCTCCCAAGAAAGTCCGGTCATCCGAAACGCCGTTGCCCAAA ACCATTGTTCGAGGGAACCGGCCACCCAAAGATGCGTCCATCAATGGCCTGCTGGAGGAGTTTGACAATATCTCAGTTACGCGCTCCAACTCCCTGCGTAAAGAGAGCCCACCAGGCCCACACCAGGCTGGAAGCAGTTCCAAACCCTTGGGTAGTGGTCATCCCAATGCCCCGGAGGAGAATGGATTCAACCACTACTATTCCCGTTACTCCTGTGATCTTGACACTTCCAGCAGGGACTTCTCTCAGGATCCTGGCAAGCCAGGTTTCTCCATAGATGGGGACTGGGCTGTTGGAAGACACTATCGATTCACCAAACAAAATGGCCACTCACAGTTTATACGCAGCCCCTTCTACCCGGATGCCATGCCCCCAAAATCAGACTATGGCAAGTTGCCCCCAGACTACCACACCTACCTGGAGAGCAAAGGCCGCTCAGCTGATGAGGTGGCCTCCACAGTGGGGAGTGCGGTGGGCTCCAGTGGCTATTATCGGGCATCTGTGGGTGGGTCGTCCAGCCAGGACTACAGGGACACTTCAGTAGGCACGCCATCTCGTGCCTCGCTGCACAGTGAGCAGATCAACTACCCAGACAGTGAGTGGAGCTATGGCGGCTTGCGGGACGAGTATGAAAAGCGACCCAAGAGTTCCTACGTGACACAGACCAGCCCCACACCAGCGATCAGACAGCGATCTCGGTCAGGCTCTGGGCTGCAGGAGCCAAATGTCCCCTATGCGGCAAGTGGGCTTTTCAAGAACCCTCCACAGGCCCACGCATACAGCTCCTACACCTACCCTCGACTGTCAGAGAGTTTCACTAACTCACAGACCATAGTTAAG GGCGACTACGAGCGTCCGTCACGAGACGGCAGTCCCCAGGTTACAGGTGGCGACACCTACCCTCGAGGGCCTCTCAAGCTACCTCAGAGCCACACCAAGCCGCCTGGCTACCCCCCAGTGCACCTGCCCTACCCCCCTGTCTTTCACCATTATAAACCCTCGCCTTACCATCACCCCCCTTCCCAGCCCAGTCCACCATACACCCCTCAG GGGGCCTATTCACAGCCATCATCACCCTACATCCCCCCTGGGGCCTACCCACCCCCTTCCTGGGGGTCCAGCTCTGACACTCAACCCTCTAGAGTCTCTCATGAACAGTTTAGAGCCGCGCTTCAGCTGGTGGTCAACCCAG GTGACCCCCGGGAATACCTGGACAGCTTTATCAAGATTGGTGAGGGCTCCACGGGTATTGTGTGCATCGCTAGTGAGAAACACAGTGGTAAGCAGGTGGCCGTGAAGAAGATGGACCTTagaaaacagcagagaagaGAGCTGCTTTTTAATGAG gTGGTGATCATGAGGGACTATCATCACGAGAATGTTGTAAACATGTACAACAGCTACCTAGTGGGAGACGAGTTGTGGGTTGTGATGGAGTTTCTCGAGGGTGGGGCACTCACTGACATTGTGACACACACCAG GATGAACGAGGAGCAGATTGCTACAGTGTGTTTGTCGGTGCTCAGGGCCCTGTCCTACCTGCACACACAGGGTGTCATCCACCGCGACATTAAGAGCGACTCCATTCTCCTGACCAGCGATGGCAGA atcaAGCTATCAGACTTTGGCTTTTGTGCCCAAGTTTCCAAAGAGGTGCCCAAGAGAAAGTCCCTTGTGGGTACGCCGTACTGGATGGCACCAGAGGTCATCTCTAGACTACCTTATGGGACTGAG gttgATATTTGGTCTTTAGGCATCATGGTGATTGAGATGGTTGATGGTGAGCCCCCTTACTTCAACGAGCCCCCGCTGCAGGCCATGAGGAGGATAAGAGACAACCTGCCCCCACGGCTAAAAGAGTCACACAAG GTGTCCTCAGTGCTGCGGTCCTTCTTGGACCTGATGCTGGTTAGGGAGCCCTCTCAGAGAGCCACAGCCCAGGAGCTCCTCCAGCACCCCTTCCTCA